A single bacterium BMS3Abin11 DNA region contains:
- the gmr gene encoding cyclic di-GMP phosphodiesterase Gmr yields MSSENCTELTVLLIEDRIAEVDYIREILSQVQNCHFSITHTDRLDKGLELLEQIHVDVLLLDLCLPDSTGYKTFQTAHNSFPAVPTILITNINDETLAVRAVREGAQDYLIKRKMDSELLSRAIRYAIERQNAEEALRISEERYALAVRGANDGIWDWDLDKGNAYYSERWHSILGFDEKLPATINSWTDRIHKDDKADFNRALEAHLAGNSSHFSHEYRILTKDHQYIWVLSRGIAVTDHDGHNMRMAGSITNISKRKEAEGQLVHDALHDHLTGLPNRNLMTDRLDHAILRIQGRGEHTIEFALLFLDLDRFKNVNDSLGHSVGDELLVLIANKLREIVRPGDTVARLGGDEFAILLTELNDLSMVTHVADRVLTECATPVVINTHEICTTVSIGIALGTKRYTSSHEVLRDADIAMYWAKSEGKACYEIFDREMHSRVVKLQRLELELRQAVDKHEFILHYQPIVSLSNNSMVGFEALVRWNHPVRGLVGPAEFISTAEETGLIVPLGWWTLREACHQAKEWQREFPSDPPLSISVNISGKLFNQPDMITCLRNVLTETDLPATSLRMEITESVLLDHADESLAKLDELRNLGVGLHVDDFGTGYSSLSYLQKFKYDTLKIDRSFVNQMDSDKGSGAIVQTIIALGKLLNMNIIAEGVENRTQLERLRELKCPQVQGFLFSRPVDSESASHILSTPDKFSGEYLM; encoded by the coding sequence ATGAGTAGTGAAAACTGCACCGAACTAACTGTACTACTGATCGAAGACCGAATCGCAGAAGTAGACTACATTCGTGAGATACTTTCACAGGTGCAGAACTGTCACTTCTCCATCACCCATACCGATCGCCTCGACAAGGGCCTTGAGTTACTCGAACAGATACATGTCGATGTTCTTCTTCTCGATCTCTGTCTGCCAGATAGCACCGGATACAAAACATTCCAGACAGCACACAATAGTTTTCCTGCTGTGCCGACCATACTCATCACCAACATCAACGACGAAACACTGGCTGTGCGCGCCGTACGTGAAGGAGCTCAGGACTATCTGATCAAACGCAAGATGGACAGTGAACTGCTCTCCCGCGCCATACGCTATGCTATCGAGCGCCAGAATGCTGAAGAAGCCCTACGCATCAGCGAGGAGCGTTATGCCCTGGCCGTGCGAGGAGCGAACGATGGTATCTGGGACTGGGATCTCGACAAAGGAAACGCCTATTACTCGGAACGCTGGCATAGCATTCTGGGATTTGATGAAAAACTGCCTGCCACCATCAACAGCTGGACAGATCGTATACACAAAGATGACAAGGCGGACTTTAATCGTGCCCTGGAGGCGCACCTGGCAGGTAATTCCTCCCATTTCTCACATGAATACCGTATCCTGACAAAAGATCATCAATATATATGGGTATTAAGTCGCGGTATTGCCGTGACTGACCATGATGGCCATAACATGCGTATGGCAGGCTCCATCACTAACATCAGCAAACGCAAGGAGGCAGAAGGCCAATTGGTCCATGATGCCCTGCATGATCATCTCACTGGCCTGCCAAACCGTAACCTGATGACCGACCGACTGGATCATGCCATTCTACGTATACAGGGGCGAGGCGAACATACGATTGAATTTGCCCTGCTGTTTCTCGACCTTGACCGCTTCAAAAATGTCAATGACAGCCTGGGACACAGTGTTGGCGACGAGCTGCTGGTACTGATTGCGAATAAACTGAGGGAGATTGTCCGCCCGGGTGATACGGTTGCCCGACTGGGTGGTGATGAGTTCGCAATTCTGCTAACAGAATTGAATGACCTGTCAATGGTGACCCATGTGGCAGATCGAGTATTGACGGAATGCGCCACGCCCGTCGTAATCAACACCCACGAAATCTGCACCACCGTCAGCATCGGTATTGCTTTGGGAACAAAACGTTACACATCCTCTCACGAAGTGCTGCGTGATGCGGATATTGCTATGTACTGGGCCAAGTCCGAAGGCAAGGCATGCTATGAAATTTTCGATAGAGAGATGCACAGTCGCGTGGTTAAGCTACAACGGCTGGAACTCGAATTGCGTCAGGCTGTCGATAAGCATGAGTTTATCCTTCACTATCAGCCTATCGTTTCATTATCTAATAACAGCATGGTGGGTTTCGAAGCCCTGGTACGCTGGAATCACCCTGTGCGTGGTCTGGTGGGACCAGCAGAATTCATCAGTACTGCGGAAGAAACCGGCCTGATAGTACCGCTAGGGTGGTGGACATTGCGAGAGGCCTGCCATCAGGCAAAGGAATGGCAGCGTGAATTCCCATCGGACCCTCCACTCTCAATCAGTGTCAACATATCAGGCAAATTATTTAATCAACCTGATATGATCACCTGCCTGCGCAATGTACTAACGGAAACAGACCTGCCCGCCACCAGTCTACGCATGGAAATCACCGAAAGTGTGTTGCTGGATCATGCCGATGAATCTTTAGCCAAGCTTGACGAACTGCGCAATCTCGGTGTCGGCCTGCATGTGGATGATTTTGGCACAGGCTATTCCTCATTAAGTTATCTGCAAAAATTTAAATACGACACACTTAAGATCGATCGCTCTTTTGTCAATCAGATGGACAGCGATAAGGGTTCGGGGGCAATCGTCCAGACCATTATTGCACTGGGTAAGCTACTGAACATGAACATCATTGCTGAAGGTGTCGAAAATCGCACCCAACTTGAGCGTCTCAGAGAGCTGAAATGCCCTCAGGTTCAGGGATTCCTGTTTTCCAGACCGGTGGATTCGGAATCTGCCTCACATATATTAAGTACTCCTGATAAATTTTCTGGCGAATATCTCATGTAG
- the mutY gene encoding A/G-specific adenine glycosylase yields the protein MNIADRLLDWHKHHGRHDLPWQVRGDPYSVWVSEIMLQQTQVATVIPYYERFIGQLPQIQDLADAKPDLVLHLWSGLGYYARARNLHKTSQIIMDQYGGKFPVNINDLIALPGIGKSTAGAILAQSLGQPHPILDGNVKRVLSRYFRIDGWPGHRDTEKRLWQLSEDLTPSTNVAEYTQAIMDLGATVCTRSKAACSQCPLQNSCQALLNDEVSIYPYKRPKKTLPVKETTFLFVRNKQGEIYLTQRPPSGIWGGLWCLPELRPETGTTDTEWRIKNFPADIATEPPLPVVRHTFSHYHLDFTVIPATLKGNHRAGIRETAPAIWYNPAKPAKLGLAAPIKKIINETEV from the coding sequence ATGAATATCGCTGACAGACTACTTGACTGGCACAAACACCATGGGCGCCATGATTTACCCTGGCAGGTTCGCGGGGACCCCTATTCAGTCTGGGTTTCCGAAATCATGTTGCAGCAAACTCAGGTAGCAACCGTAATACCCTACTATGAACGTTTTATTGGTCAGTTACCTCAAATTCAGGATCTGGCCGACGCGAAGCCGGATCTGGTGCTACATCTCTGGAGTGGCCTGGGTTACTACGCGCGGGCCAGGAACCTGCACAAAACATCACAAATCATCATGGATCAATATGGCGGCAAATTCCCGGTAAATATTAATGATCTTATTGCACTGCCAGGTATAGGAAAGTCCACGGCCGGTGCCATACTGGCACAAAGCCTGGGGCAGCCACACCCCATTCTGGATGGCAACGTCAAACGGGTATTATCACGCTATTTTCGCATTGACGGCTGGCCCGGACACCGAGACACAGAAAAAAGGCTCTGGCAGCTCAGTGAAGACCTTACACCATCAACCAACGTTGCCGAATATACCCAGGCCATTATGGATCTGGGCGCAACTGTATGTACACGCAGCAAAGCTGCATGCAGCCAATGTCCCTTACAGAACTCATGCCAGGCATTACTAAATGACGAAGTAAGTATTTACCCATATAAGCGTCCAAAGAAGACCCTGCCAGTTAAAGAAACAACATTTCTATTCGTAAGAAACAAGCAGGGTGAAATCTACCTGACACAACGCCCACCCAGTGGAATCTGGGGAGGATTATGGTGTTTACCTGAACTTCGACCTGAAACAGGGACTACGGATACTGAATGGCGCATAAAAAATTTTCCCGCTGACATAGCCACAGAGCCGCCCCTGCCTGTAGTACGCCATACCTTCAGCCACTATCACCTGGACTTCACCGTAATACCCGCAACGCTCAAAGGGAACCACCGGGCCGGAATCAGAGAAACTGCCCCTGCCATCTGGTATAACCCTGCAAAACCAGCCAAACTGGGACTGGCAGCCCCAATAAAGAAAATCATCAACGAAACAGAGGTTTAG
- a CDS encoding putative Fe(2+)-trafficking protein, with the protein MEHYTSMAKTVNCVVLGKPAEGLERSPYPGELGQRILENVSLEGWQQWMKHQTILINENQLSLFKPEARKFLEQEMVKFFFEGGAQLPEEFVTPPKEGS; encoded by the coding sequence ATGGAACACTACACTAGCATGGCTAAAACAGTCAATTGTGTAGTCCTTGGCAAACCAGCAGAAGGGCTCGAACGCAGCCCCTACCCAGGCGAACTAGGACAGAGAATTCTTGAAAATGTCTCACTGGAAGGCTGGCAGCAATGGATGAAGCACCAGACCATTCTGATCAACGAGAATCAGCTCTCTTTATTCAAACCGGAAGCCCGTAAATTTCTCGAGCAGGAAATGGTGAAATTCTTTTTCGAAGGTGGAGCCCAGTTACCCGAGGAATTTGTCACACCACCGAAAGAAGGGAGCTGA